The following are from one region of the Channa argus isolate prfri chromosome 6, Channa argus male v1.0, whole genome shotgun sequence genome:
- the LOC137128784 gene encoding mediator of RNA polymerase II transcription subunit 13-like isoform X2, translated as MSSCFVPNGASLEDCHSNLFCLADLTGIKWRRFVWQGPTSSPILFPVTEEDPILCSFSRCLTADVLSVWRRHHTPGRRELWLFWWGDDPSFAELIHNELSSEEDGEWESGLSYECRTLLFKAIHNLLERCLMNRGFVRIGKWFVKPYQKEEKIINKSEHLSCAFTFFLHGDSNVCTSVEIAQHQPLQRLSEEHLSLAQQSSSPLQVILSPYGLNGTLTGQAFKMSDHPTQKLIEEWRQFYPISPNPKEVQEDKMEDTDWEDDSLAAVEVLVAGVRMVYPSCLVLLPLSDLPVVVPQASVNPSGSLCGAQQGQAAHRDPAMSSVTLTPPTSPEEAQTDYQPAQRWLKLSSATDAYSSDNTLHGGKIPRRLASQMVETVWKEYNINRTGNKRKFTTLTNGTCEEESDKSGLCEYVDSTHRSHCNCSRHKNQKQRSSSTSGHLPSSTQPTQPTPKHKLVEKLEKGEKQQKRPQTPFHHRNSVSDEQSLEPQTQRLCLRSQEDSSYPSLHHVDTAPSKAPTLHTHGPPADLVGSPPPPPLSPHPCDHVEGDLTPGRMKSSSTPIHQPFYPPSVEPCLLPQKGSSEEPQLENIPVPLPFPPAYNESLEPTVFVGSAINPNEDSTHNPWKYFNLPRKKASNYLTPQLPVDKIRDDSGGGGGMEGVVSVTELMSGSTQPLKVSQELVKAYAQRRNSHLASATGDGEHGEEQDPYAFVEGDEEFTFTEKKDKPGTEREGNRKHKMDEGNGTSADDGQGPSGSKPLTSTSLIHENDLAVSYSDLDKIFNSDEDELTPGSRRAGAGTEDKFGCKETKPTTLDPLSCISSADLHQMFPTPPSLEQQGYSPMNSGNKDSLEGGAGLTLLDSSQLSSHFKMEVEEGFCSPKPSELKDFSFVYKPEMCQQFIGCSIYAPLKTLPSQCLLPIKLPEDCVYTPSWTLGKMEMITPATNVNILTKDSNVPSVEPDYSQTYTPQTQTPFMSSSAPPSNSGTGILPSPATPRFSVPTPRTPRTPRTPRGPSSVQGSLKYDNSDLYSPASTPSTCRPLSSVEPATVPSIPEAHSLYVTLILSESVMNLFKDCNFDSCCVCVCNMNIRGADVGVYLKDNGEAQYPCTCGFSAVSNRRFGQSAGLFLEDELDVVGRGSDASRDTERHFEELRASSTHKAGSLKEKPPDELILLLQDHCTNPFAPVAGTEYPKPGLAPSSFLRVEERDCYNDCYMALEHGRQFMDNMSGGKVDEMLVKSTCLHQWPKCKSDMSNLFSQDVLRVLLSLQPVLQDTIQKKRSVRSWGVQGPLTWQQFHKMAGRGSYGTDESPEPLPIPTFLVGYEYDFVVLSPFGLPYWEKLLLDPFGSQRDMGYIIICPENESLLRGAKTFFKDLSAMYEACQLGQHRPICKSYPEGILKVGSTEARSMTEQPLSDWFLKMAARDGNNEAFNKLKIFAQVCRYDLAPYLSDQSLDGSLLSQRSPTMASSSSQTSSNSSTSSGLQSTNNTSSSTSSAQPTQVNSTPPSSSSSGSQNIGGMASSKPNSYTLFGTVGLQGSTSQNGPQSNPQGLGGLTENGHLANQSQGSTETPESTMERDKVGKPTDGESHAVSYPPAIVVYIIDSFSYEDADREVHSSTYTLGLLRCYMEMLQVLPAHIRNAVSVQIVPCQYLLQPVHSGDRHLYGQHLKSLAFSVFTQCRRPLPNSTNFKALTGFGPGLAIDMALKNPERPECLRLYTPPFILAPIKDKQTELGETFGEASQKYNVLFVGYCLSHDQRWLLASCTDQHGELLETCIISIDVPNRARRKKGSARRLGLQKLWEWCLGLVQLTSLPWRVVIGRLGRMGHGELRDWSILLSRRNLQSLSKRLKETCRMCGISAADTPSILSACLVAMEPQGSFVVMPDSVSTGSVFGRSTSLNMQTSQLSTPQDTSCTHILVFPTSAMVQVNTNTSEPIDFNPINPDGSDGMGIFDLFDNDMVDPDLINILPNSPTTSPVHSPGSHYHQGGDGSKGQSADRMESHEEALNILQQPMALGYFISTAKAGQLPDWFWSACPQAQNQCPLFLKASLHLHVSSVQSDEFLHSKHSHPLDSNHTSDVLRFVLEQYNALSWLTCDPATQDRRSCLPVHFVVLTQMYNFIMNML; from the exons ATGAGTTCGTGCTTTGTACCAAACGGGGCCAGTTTGGAGGACTGCCACTCCAACCTCTTCTGCCTG GCTGATTTGACTGGAATAAAATGGAGGCGATTTGTGTGGCAAGGACCCACTTCTTCACCCATCCTTTTCCCAGTGACCGAGGAGGACCCTATCTTGTGTAGTTTCAGCCGGTGCCTTACGGCAGATGTGCTGAGTGTGTGGAGAAGACACCACACCCCGGGTCGCAGGGAGCTTTGGCTTTTCTGGTGGGGTGATGATCCCAGTTTTGCTGAACTCATCCATAACGAGCTCTCAA GCGAGGAAGATGGGGAATGGGAAAGTGGACTCTCCTATGAGTGTCGAACGCTCCTGTTCAAAGCCATCCACAACCTTTTGGAGCGCTGTCTCATGAACCGTGGCTTTGTTCGCATTGGCAAGTGGTTCGTTAAGCCATACCAGAAGGAGGAGAAGATAATTAATAAAAG CGAGCACCTGTCCTGTGCATTTACTTTCTTCTTACACGGGGACAGCAACGTGTGCACAAGTGTGGAGATCGCTCAGCATCAGCCTCTTCAGCGACTGAGTGAAGAGCACCTGAGCCTTGCCCAGCAGAGCTCCAGCCCCTTGCAAG TCATCCTGAGCCCGTATGGATTGAATGGGACCCTCACCGGCCAGGCTTTCAAGATGTCAGACCACCCTACTCAGAAGCTGATTGAAGAGTGGAGGCAGTTCTATCCCATCAGCCCCAATCCCAAGGAGGTTCAAGAAGACAAGATGGAAGACACAGACTGGGAGGATGACTCCCTGGCAGCTGTGGAGGTCCTTGTTG CGGGAGTGAGGATGGTTTACCCTTCCTGCCTGGTGCTCCTCCCCCTGTCGGATCTCCCTGTTGTAGTACCTCAGGCCTCAGTCAACCCCTCAGGAAGCCTGTGCGGTGCTCAACAGGGCCAGGCTGCTCACAGAGATCCTGCCATGTCCTCTGTCACTCTAACTCCTCCAACATCCCCAGAGGAGGCACAGACTG ATTATCAGCCTGCACAGAGATGGCTCAAGTTGTCCTCTGCTACAGATGCCTACAGCTCTGACAACACTCTTCATGGGGGTAAAATCCCACGCAGGCTGGCCAGTCAGATGGTGGAGACTGTCTGGAAGGAATATAACATAAACCGTACAGGGAACAA GAGGAAATTTACTACCTTGACAAATGGGACGTGTGAGGAGGAGTCAGACAAAAGTGGACTTTGTGAATATGTGGATTCAACACACAGATCGCATTGCAATTGCTCGAG ACACAAGAATCAGAAACAGCGATCGAGCAGCACCTCAGGACACCTGCCATCATCCACTCAGCCCACCCAGCCGACCCCCAAGCACAAGCTGGTCGAGAAGCTAGAGAAGGGGGAGAAGCAGCAGAAGAGGCCACAGACGCCTTTTCACCACCGCAACTCTGTGAGCGACGAGCAGTCCTTGGAGCCACAAACCCAGAGGCTCTGCTTAAGGTCACAGGAGGACAGCTCATATCCCAGCCTTCACCACGTAGACACAGCGCCCTCAAAAGCCCCAACACTGCACACGCATGGCCCCCCTGCAGACCTTGTTGGTTCCCCGCCTCCGCCTCCCCTCAGCCCACATCCCTGCGACCATGTAGAAGGTGACCTGACTCCAGGCCGAATGAAGAGCTCCTCGACACCCATTCACCAACCATTCTACCCGCCTTCAGTGGAGCCCTGCTTGCTGCCGCAGAAGGGTTCATCTGAGGAGCCGCAGCTGGAGAACATCCCCGTGCCTCTGCCCTTCCCCCCGGCTTACAATGAAAGCTTGGAACCTACTGTCTTTGTAGGTTCCGCAATCAACCCTAATGAGGACTCCACCCACAACCCCTGGAAATATTTTAACTTGCCCAGAAAGAAGGCCTCCAACTACCTGACACCCCAACTACCTGTGGATAAAATACGAGATGAttctggaggaggtggaggaatgGAGGGTGTAGTTTCTGTCACTGA GTTAATGTCAGGCTCCACACAGCCACTGAAAGTGTCTCAGGAGCTGGTGAAGGCCTATGCCCAGCGGAGAAACAGCCACCTCGCCTCTGCCACAGGAGATGGAGAGCATGGTGAGGAGCAAGACCCTTATGCCTTCGTAGAGGGAGATGAAGAGTTCACCTTCACAGAGAAGAAGGACAAGCCTGGAACTGAGAGAGAGGGCAACAGGAAACACAAG ATGGATGAAGGAAATGGTACATCAGCAGATG ATGGTCAGGGTCCATCAGGCAGTAAACCTTTGACCTCGACAAGTCTCATCCATGAGAATGACCTGGCAGTGTCATATAGTGACTTGGATAAAATCTTCAATTCGGATGAAGACGAACTAACG CCTGGATCTAGAAGAGCTGGAGCAGGCACAGAGGATAAGTTTGGCTGTAAAGAAACTAAACCAACCACGTTGGACCCACTGTCCTGCATAA GCTCAGCAGACCTGCACCAGATGTTTCCCACTCCACCCTCTCTGGAGCAGCAGGGTTACTCGCCCATGAATTCTGGGAACAAGGATAGCCTGGAAGGAGGGGCTGGCCTCACTCTGCTGGACAGCAGCCAGCTCAGCAGTCACTTCAaaatggaggtggaggagggattCTGCAGCCCCAAACCATCAGAACTAAAG GACTTCTCCTTTGTGTACAAACCGGAGATGTGTCAGCAGTTCATCGGCTGCTCCATATACGCCCCCTTGAAGACTCTACCCAGCCAGTGTCTGCTGCCTATCAAACTGCCAGAAGACTGTGTGTACACGCCCAGCTGGACCTTGGGCAAAATGGAAATGATAACCCCAGCCACTAATGTCAACATCCTCACCAAAGACAG CAATGTCCCCAGTGTGGAGCCAGACTACAGCCAGACCTACACCCCTCAGACCCAAACACCGTTCATGTCTAGTAGTGCCCCTCCCAGCAACAGTGGCACAGGCATCCTGCCCTCCCCAGCCACACCTCGCTTCTCCGTGCCCACACCTCGCACACCACGCACTCCACGGACACCACGCGGCCCTTCCAGCGTCCAGGGCTCGCTCAAGTATGACAACTCTGATCTTTACTCCCCTGCCTCCACGCCCTCCACCTGTCGACCCCTCAGCTCCGTGGAGCCGGCCACCGTGCCCTCCATCCCCGAGGCTCACAGCCTGTACGTCACACTTATTCTGTCTGAGTCAGTCATGAACCTCTTCAAGGACTGCAACTTCGACAGCTGTTGTGTGTGCGTCTGTAACATGAACATCCGAGGCGCAGATGTAGGCGTCTACCTCAAGGACAATGGCGAGGCCCAGTACCCTTGCACTTGTGGCTTCAGTGCCGTCAGCAATCGGCGCTTTGGACAGTCAGCCGGGCTCTTCTTGGAGGATGAACTGGACGTGGTGGGACGGGGCTCGGATGCCAGTCGGGACACAGAACGGCATTTTGAAGAGCTCAGAGCTTCCTCAACACACAAGGCAGGCAGTTTAAAAGAGAAGCCTCCAGATGAGCTGATCCTGCTCCTGCAGGACCATTGCACCAACCCATTCGCCCCAGTGGCAGGTACAGAGTACCCCAAACCAGGCTTAGCCCCCAGCTCCTTTCTGAGGGTCGAAGAGAGAGACTGTTATAACGACTGCTACATGGCACTAGAGCATGGGAGGCAGTTCATGGACAATATGTCAGGAGGCAAAGTAGATGAAATGCTTGTGAAAAGCACCTGTCTTCATCAGTGGCCAAAGTGCAAAT CAGATATGAGCAATCTGTTCTCTCAGGACGTCCTACGGGTGTTGTTGTCCCTCCAACCTGTGCTGCAGGACACCATTCAAAAGAAAAGGAGTGTTCGCTCTTGGGGTGTCCAGGGACCGCTCACGTGGCAGCAGTTTCACAAAATGGCTGGGAGGGGATCATATG GAACAGATGAGTCTCCCGAACCTTTGCCTATCCCGACCTTTTTGGTGGGTTATGAGTATGACTTTGTGGTGCTGTCTCCTTTTGGTTTGCCCTACTGGGAGAAGCTTCTCCTGGACCCCTTTGGGTCCCAGAGAGACATGGGATATATCATCATCTGCCCGGAAAATGAGTCTCTGCTCCGTGGGGCCAAGACCTTTTTTAAGGACCTAAGTGCTATGTATGAG GCATGCCAGCTCGGGCAACACAGGCCCATCTGTAAGAGTTACCCAGAGGGCATTTTGAAGGTCGGTTCGACAGAAGCCAGGAGCATGACAGAGCAGCCACTCAGTGACTGGTTCCTCAAGATGGCTGCCAGAGACGGAAACAACGAAGCCTTTAATAAGCTCAAAATCTTCGCTCAAGTGTGCCGCTATGATCTAG CTCCATACCTGTCCGATCAGTCTTTGGATGGCTCTTTGTTGTCCCAGCGTAGCCCGACCATGGCCTCCTCATCGTCCCAGACCTCCAGCAATTCTAGCACATCCTCAGGACTCCAGAGCACCAACAATACCAGCTCCAGCACTAGCTCTGCCCAGCCCACCCAGGTCAACAGCACCCctccttcatcttcctcctcagGCTCCCAGAATATCGGGGGAATGGCCTCGTCCAAACCGAACTCCTACACGCTGTTTGGGACAGTAGGTTTGCAGGGCAGCACATCTCAGAATGGACCCCAGTCAAACCCACAAGGTTTAGGGGGCCTGACAGAAAATGGGCACTTGGCCAACCAGTCTCAAGGGTCAACTGAGACGCCAGAGAG CACAATGGAAAGAGACAAAGTGGGTAAGCCAACGGACGGGGAGTCCCACGCTGTGTCTTACCCTCCTGCCATTGTGGTGTACATCATCGATTCCTTCAGCTATGAAGATGCAGACAGAGAGGTCCATTCCAGCACCTACACACTGGGCTTGCTGCGCTGCTACATGGAGATGCTACAGGTCCTGCCCGCTCACATCAGAAACGCTGTGTCAGTACAG ATTGTTCCATGCCAGTACCTGCTGCAGCCAGTACACAGTGGGGATCGCCACCTCTACGGCCAGCACCTCAAATCCCTGGCCTTCTCTGTGTTCACTCAGTGCCGTCGGCCTCTGCCCAACTCCACCAACTTCAAGGCCCTAACGGGCTTTGGTCCTGGCCTCGCCATCGACATGGCTCTCAAGAACCCAGAG AGGCCTGAGTGTTTGCGTCTGTACACGCCACCCTTCATTTTGGCTCCAATAAAAGATAAGCAAACAGAGCTCGGGGAGACGTTCGGTGAAGCATCCCAGAAGTACAACGTCCTGTTTGTGGGCTATTGTCTGTCCCATGACCAGCGCTGGCTGCTGGCTTCCTGCACTGACCAACATGGAGAACTGCTGGAGACCTGCATCATAAGTATCGACGTACCCAACAG GGCTCGCAGGAAAAAAGGCTCAGCCAGAAGACTGGGCTTGCAAAAACTGTGGGAGTGGTGTCTCGGCCTGGTGCAGTTGACATCGCTGCCATGGAGAGTAGTCATTGGGCGGCTTGGCAGAATGGGCCATGGCGAGTTGAGAG ACTGGAGTATTCTGCTGAGCAGGAGGAATTTGCAATCACTCAGTAAACGTCTGAAGGAGACATGTAGGATGTGTGGCATCTCTGCTGCTGACACTCCCAGCATCCTTAGTGCCTGTCTTGTTGCCATGGAGCCCCAGGGTTCCTTTGTCGTCATGCCAG ACTCTGTGTCTACAGGTTCAGTGTTTGGTCGCAGCACCTCACTCAACATGCAGACATCGCAGCTGAGCACTCCTCAAGACACATCCTGCACACACATCCTGGTGTTCCCCACCTCAGCCATGGTGCAGGTCAACACTAACACCTCAGAGCCCATTGACTTCAATCCCATAAATCCTG ATGGATCTGATGGAATGGGCATCTTTGACCTGTTTGACAATGACATGGTGGATCCAGACCTCATCAACATTCTGCCCAACTCCCCCACAACCTCCCCTGTTCACTCTCCTGGGTCCCACTATCACCAGGGAGGAGATGGAAGCAAG GGTCAGAGTGCAGACCGTATGGAGTCCCACGAGGAGGCTCTGAACATCCTGCAGCAGCCGATGGCTCTCGGTTACTTCATCTCCACAGCAAAGGCTGGACAACTGCCTGACTGGTTCTGGTCAGCCTGTCCTCAAGCCCAGAACCAGTGCCCACTCTTCCTCAAG GCCTCTTTGCACCTGCACGTGTCTTCTGTCCAATCAGACGAGTTCCTGCACAGCAAACACTCCCATCCCTTGGACTCTAACCACACTTCCGACGTGCTCAG ATTTGTTCTAGAGCAATACAACGCCCTCTCCTGGCTGACGTGTGACCCTGCGACCCAGGACCGCCGCTCCTGTCTGCCTGTTCACTTCGTGGTGCTTACCCAGATGTACAACTTCATCATGAACATGCTCTGA